GTATTGCAGGTGTACTAAAAACAGATGAGTCAGCGTCACCGGAGAAGAACCGCGAGCCTGGGAATGGCATGTCGGCACAGTGGGACCTGGGGTTTTTTCGTCCCCGCCAGACGCGATGCATACGGTTCTCTTCCGCTAGGCACGCGTTCCTTCACCGGGGCAGTCTCGAATACCTTTCTTTACTCCTGCCCCAATGCTCCATCCAACTCCAACAAACCGAATCCAATCCAAGACCTTCCTCTGGGCTCTGGAGAAAACGGAGACTCGATATACCTCGATTCGCGCGCGTCTGCCTCCACGCGCTCGACGCCGCGGCTCAGGCACAGAGGCAGGCCGTTGCATTCTAGCCAGCCGTTGCTATTGCTAGCACCATCTTCCAGGCAAGCAGGCAGGTTCACGCAAACGGAATGCAGGCAGCCACGCGAACCAGCCCAACAAATCCACTTCTGTATCACTTCCTTTTTCCTCTCCACAACAAATCAATCAATAACGAAACGCgtatatacatatacagtAACAGGTTTATCCATCCAATCAAAGGAGCAGAAAACAGGAAGGGAAGCCATCACGGCTCTACGGGGGAACAGATTACCAACCCAATCTAACAAATCACCAACTCGCTagaggaacaagaagaagaggctaaACGAAGCGCAACGTTTTGATCATCTAAGAATAACAACAATTACAAAACCGAGAATTAGCTACAGACATTGCCATGACATGAGCTTTTTTGTGTATGAGACACTTTTCCCCCCACTGGAacgttttttgtttgtttgtataGGCAGCGTGTAACCGGGCAACAATGCATGCGGTGCGGTATCTTTCGTTTCGCGAGAGCGAGACGGGGGAAGGAGGAAAGGGGAGATGGACCGACAGGCTAGCTAGATACATAGTTCCACCACTTGTATAGCCCGAACCCGTAGATCGTCGCAAGCATGGTCATCCGAAGTGGATAGGGCTTAAATCTGCAGGAAACAAGGAACAACAGAAAGAAGTCAGTATTTGGGCTGGTGAATTCAGCAGCTGGGATAGAGCACTACTTGTCAGTGATTCTACTATCTTTAGTCAAGAATAGTCAAGTTGAAGAACAGTATTTAACACTGCACAATTACAACTTTGTGCCATTTGTAAAacctaatactccctccatcacaTAATTTTGGACAACAGGATTTCAAACTCTGAACGCAAATTTCTGGTATTATAATTAGAAAAACACAACCCACTAAAATGATTTTGAAAATGAATCCAATGTTATCGAGTTTATATAAAAGAACCCACATATTATTGCATTAACTGTTGGTTAAAGTTCAAATGAAATTGTTAGATCTAGTTTTCTAGATTCGATGTGGCAACTGGCAATCTACAGGTTTATGTCTAATTCAAATAGGTGGCCAGGTGTTAGTTCCTATTTATTGCTAGAAATTCTCAGCAGGCCTTTAGCAGTTGGCCACCTGCGGAATTACAGCCAACAGCTATTAATGCCGGACAAATTGCTTATAAAAACAATGGAAAACCTCAAACAATCAGGTGGTAAAGTAAAATTCTAGAGTATGCTCGTCTATAACAATTCTATAGAAGAACATTCCATGCTAAAACTTCGAAAGTTTTACACTAGCTAAATCACATCACATACAATCTTGACAGGCTATCATCGTGTTTCGACGTGATAAAAAATGTCGCCAGTACAATCTGTTGAACCAAGGTGGATGGGATCTTCTATTGCTGATTGCATATGTTGTTTTGCCGTGTACTTATCAACAACCGAACACTAAGgacaaaatattttgtttctggATTCTTCCACTCCAGAAAATGGTTTATCGAGACATTAAAGCAGGCGTGACGCCATGACTTTCCATCAGCATTTGCCAACTAAAAACCACTACCAACTTATGTTAACAACTGCACGATAGTGATTCATTTTGTTAAGTCACTTTCCAAAGGCTGACAGATAGGATACATAAAGCAGAATTATTCCAGTGCCTTAAGCCAGGGCCAAAACTAGAACACCCGCAATCAGGATCCATACAATATCAATCTTATTCCCTAATCTGACTTTGGAGAATAACAGTATGTTGTAAGAACATGCATGTTCAAGCAATCGAGTGAATTCAGGCATGTTCTCATTCAGATAAGACTCTCCTTTTTACAACAAACAGAGTATAAAAAACTGTGGCAGGGCATGAGATTCATATTGGATCATCGCAGTGAGTCAGGTAAAGTAGACTTTAttcggaagaaaagaaaaggctaggTGAAGTAAGTGAACTAAATCAAATTACAGTGTATGTTAATACTTAACACTACTAGGCTACTAGCGAAATCAGAACTTCACTTGTCTTTTACCCGTCCCTCTATCTAACCCAGGACTCAGCAGCATCACCATGAAACAAACATTTTATTTGATCCTTCGTTCGTCCAGAAAACAAATCAGTGAAAGAACACAGTTAGGATAACTATAGAGAAAACTATGTCTTCCACTGCAGTACATTACGATACAATGACAAAGTAATGACCAGACATGTATACATAAAAACAGCACATACAAATCGTCCTGAAAGGCAATACGTTAATAAATCCGATCGACTGATCCGGTACTGAAAGCATGAACAGCCTAACTACTATGCTACGCACCAAGGTTGTAAGAACCATAACATACTTCCTCGACCCATTACTCAAATTTGGACCTCCAGAACATGCAGAGAAGCAACCTAAACCAACCCCCAGCTGCCATACAGAACGAAGTCATAAGCCAGTGAGCATATGCCTTAGATAGCAGTAAAGCAGGAGGACCACCCAACAGCAAACCTATAATTCTGCAATAAAACTTGGCTATGAGTTAAGACCCGACATCTCCATCGAAAATAGCGTTGCTATTGCGATATTTATCTAGATTGAGATGTGGGAGACAACACCTTGATCACACGATGTATGCTCTGCATCCATCAATTGCTCTGAATTTGGGATCGACAAACGTCTAGTTCCAAAACCATAGAGAGACCAAAGGGCACTCGATCCCCGATTTTTCGAATACACTCAGATGAAGAACACATCTAACAACTCCAGATAGGCAAAAGAAGATGCTCCGATTTCTTCTCGAATTGGAGGCCATATGACAAACTATCATGTAGCAAAGCTGATACGAGCTCCCAGAAAAGGAGTAACCTGTCAAACTTCTTCTGAGGGAATACCAAAACTGCAAGGTACACGGCCAAAGTTGAGCTCCGGAAAGGGCGCAAACTTCATCGTTCTACCGCGTCACAAACTCTGTTCCGCAGCCAGACAGTAGCAACATCATACCAAAATTTCACCTCTAAATTCAAACCAGCCATACAAACGCATCCAAAAACAGGCGATGTCCGCCCCTCAAGTACCCCCACAAGTAAAGCAAATTCGACTCAGGAAATGGCAAAACGCAGCGATCTGCACGAACCGCCGAGAACGGCGCCTCGACGAACACCAAACGGAAACTGAAGAAAGCTCGCAGGACAGggggaggggagagggaggcTTACTTCCAGATGTCGTGCTCTCgttccgcggcggcggcggcggccgtgcgACGGGAGGCGGGCATGGGGGTGAGCCACTGGGAGAAGTCGCGGTCGAAGAACTCCCAGTCCGGGAGGAGCACGCCGGCGATGGCCAGGATCCCGTACACGTACGTGGCCACCGCCTTCCGCACCGACGCCGTCGCCACCCCTGTGAccaccacggccgccgccagcgccacgaggctccGCCGCAGCAGCTCGTCCCTCCCCATCATGGCTCCGGCGGTGCCCGTCAGCCCGTCCCGCTCCCTCCACGGAACCTTCTCGAAGATTCCCCCTCCACCCGTTCCTCCTTAAGCTTCACGAGAAGCGCGTGTGCCTGCGCCGCGCGCTTCCCTCCCCTGCCGTGTGATTTTGCTCTCCCTAGTCCCTTCCCCCTTGCCTCTGGCTGGTGCTGCGCTTCTCTGCCTCTTCGTCCTTCGTCTGGCTGGTGCGGCCGAGCCACATGCCCACATGGACTTGGCCGTCTTTATGGCGTGGGTTTAATGTCGCTCGTTTGTCTGACGAATGGGCCCGACTCGGCTGATCAGCCAGCCTGCCTGCCTCTGCAACTATTCACGGATTCACCAGCAGTTAAGAAGCTGCTGACCCCAGAATTCAGTAACCTGGAGAAAGGAAATTTATCAAATTCCAGCTTCTGGCTTTTGTGAATTTTAGATCAGCAACTGCCAGCACTTGTGCGTTACTATCTTTCACCAAGCTACTCCTCTCTTCCTAGTTTGTAAGTCTTGCGAGGAATGATGTgccaaattttaattttgatcAATAATTAGATTAACAGTATGAGGTATAATGATACCAAGGTGATGCCAACATATTCATATTGGAAAACATTTTCTGATGACTTTTATACACATACGGTAAATTTTACTTGTTTCGTATGGTTAGGCAAAGTTTGACGTAAGACAATGATGTCCAGTTCCTCAGCAGTTTTGCTGCACCCGGAGCAGGCGGCGTAGGCATTAGCAGTGTGTCGTCCTGGACAAGCTTGGAGGAAACAAGGCAGATGGCAAGAATAGAAATCGGGCTGCGGGCAGCTCCACATCATCCGGTGGTATTAAGGTTTCATCTTGGTATTAACATGAGTTGTGTACTTGTGTGCCACGAAAGTTATGACGTTGAATAAGTTTCTAGCAGTATCTAGATGGAAGATTGTTTTCAAACTCAATTTCGTGAAACTTCAAAACTCACATTACTCACATTGTAAATCCATGTTGAATGTTGTTGTCTTGGACAAAATAGTAGCCCGTGTATGATACtattccctccattccaaaatgtaaagatgctctggctttgttctaagtcaataAAATTTCGATGagttttatataaaaatataccAACTCGCCaataactctaaattagttttatgcAATCCTCCGTGCTCATAATGTAGGTATattttataaacttgatcaaactttagaaAATTTGACTCAAAATAAAGTCTGAACGTCATGTTTAGGAACGGAAGCAGTAAATGTCGATCAGAACGCCGAAGCCACTGTGGATACCACCGCTGTGTGCAGTATTGTAGATCTAGGCAAAGGACAAATCTGCGTGTACCACCCTCACGTTAATGATGACAGAGAAGCAAAATGTCGCGTTACAGCGTGACCCTCCCCTGTAGTGCTGAGAACTACGTGCATGTAGGTGGCACATAATTTTGACTAACTTGTTCAAGTCGGACAAAACAAATTAGGCCATACTTTGACTTTGACTTTGACTTGGAGATCGAATAcactattttgtttttgtttatttaGCTATCAAGAAAGAAATTTAGCCTACGTTCGAGAAGACGTCTCAAAATAAGCATCCACTTATATACTCCTACTTGATACGTTAAACTACTTAAGTTACTAATTAATCAGTGAGTGGACTGGGGCCAGGGGTAATAAGCGTGGCAGTGTTGGGTGGAAACCCGGACGTACATGTCATCTAGTTGAGCAGTTAGCGTATTGGCGAGCTGATCGTGCTACGTCTATCACAAGCATTgaccaaaataaaaagaaaactcaCTCTAGCTAGTTTGGATTGTAGGGCTTTAAAAGGAACTTCAGAGgacttttattttaaaaaaatttactTAAAGgttgtttggatttttttaaagatacACAGTACATACACATATGCTCTCACGCACATTTTACCCCTAAAAACGTTTAAGAGCTATTTGGATTATATAATGCATTCATTCGATCCCAATTCCATATTTTTATTAACATAAGCACATACcacattttttcttctgaaaaatCCAATACATCTTGCCTCTACATGTACCTTCTCTATCTTCTTGTTCTCTGAAATGTcatgtactccatccgtttcatattaaatgactttttattgcatgtatctaaactgtcttttagacataaatacatccatatttgatcaCATTTGAGTCACTCAATATGTGACGGTCGGAAGATACCAATGCAATATTTCATGCGTCTTGAAGTTTTACCGTACATAGCATTTCAATTCAAGCACGTGTTTTTCTTGTCCCTACTTTCTCTAGTTGTTGCAATCCAAAGAAACGCTTGGCATCTGAGTTTGAACGTAAGACACAACACCGAGGACCGATCTTCATATCATATGGACACACGACAAAACTAGACTCCAAACAACATTCCCCCGGGTAGGCCGGAGTTCGTGCGTCGTCTCGTCTTCGATCTCCGGGGAAACTTCGCCTCGCCGAGACCAAAACCCGGGAGAAAAAGAACGAGACGCCGGCCTATCTATGCCAGCcaggcccgccgccgccgcagtcaGTCCCAGGCCAGGCCGTCTCTCGTTACGATGCCATGTGGGGCCGGCTGTTCGGTTGGGTTAGGTGGCGGGTGGGGTCCGCAGGCGCAGCTGCGTGAGGGATGCATGTCCAATTCGTGCACGGCTCCGGTTCATGCCCGCCATCCGCTCACGACAGACGCCGAAATACTGGCCGACCGCAAACGGCGGAGATGGGACGGGCCCGGAAGTTGCTGGTCAGCGCTCACCCACCCGGCGGGGCTGCTCACCGGTTCGATCGGCACGGGTGGGCGCTCTCGTGCGATTTGGAGCAGGATATCTGGATATCCTATACTCCGGATATTCTCTTGTCCAGCAGGAGTAGTAATTTGAGCAGAGGAAGGGACTTCCGCTAACTGCCTGAAACACCCACCTAGTTAAGTGCAACGCAGATACAGTCATTCACCGCTTTGGCCCAGCGCGTGCAtccgtccatccatcgatCGGTCTGACTGACCCCAACACCACTTCCGGAAACTACGATCAGCCAGGAACACACGACCTGTACGTCTTTTTCAGGAACACACGGCGTTATTGCTCCAACAATTGTCATTTCTATCGAGGCCATGTTTGAGCTAGGGCATCGTTCTTTGATACTGTGTAGGAGCTGgggcatcttttttttttaccggaaAATGGACGAGGAGCTGGGGCATCTTTGTAACGCTGGGATGGGAAACATGGGGATAAAAGggaacggaaaaaaaaagcacagaAATAAGATGTCATGACACGTGAATTTCAAACGCAAAAATAAGCAACGAacatcgacaacatccaggcCGATCTCACGAgcttctcagaaaaaaaaaacagaacaaagtTTGCTGATTACAACACAAGGCTATAAGAGAAACAACGTAATCTTTCCAAGAGGTCCAAGCCAGTCGAAATTATCATATATTACGTAATGAAAGAGAATCTTGAGGGCTTATTTGACACTAGTGTATTTTTAGTCACAATTGGATTTGATATTGAAGGGGATTGGGTGTGGATTTGACATCTAATGGGTTTGGGTGTTCACCTAATATTCTCAAATCCCTTTAAACCAAAACACTAGCATGAGCAGCGTTTTAAATTGATGCAGAAATGAGGTGTTTTGTAGGGAAAATTTAGGGATTATGCCCCGTGGGATTATCCTATGTAATTCATACATACCAAACAACTTATTTGGAatttctagtgttttttaaTTCAGAAGGATAATACTCTAAACAAAACACTAGTATCGCAAAGGATAATTCCCATACAATACGATGCAATTCTACACGTCAGACTACGTACGActatttcctaaggattctaCTCTTCCGAATTTTCTACGAAAAACCCTCTGAATCAAAGAGCGACATATGTTTATTTAAATATATAAAGTAGTATAGCTTAATCAATTAAGATCAACCCTAAATCAACACCAATCGACAATTACCTGCTATGCCTTTGTTTGACCATAGTGTTT
This is a stretch of genomic DNA from Brachypodium distachyon strain Bd21 chromosome 1, Brachypodium_distachyon_v3.0, whole genome shotgun sequence. It encodes these proteins:
- the LOC100825385 gene encoding signal peptidase complex-like protein DTM1; translation: MMGRDELLRRSLVALAAAVVVTGVATASVRKAVATYVYGILAIAGVLLPDWEFFDRDFSQWLTPMPASRRTAAAAAAEREHDIWKFKPYPLRMTMLATIYGFGLYKWWNYVSS